TTTTATCCCTACTAACCGGTAGGGGTTTTTGATTTATAAAACATCTCATGGAAAAAAGAATTAACGATTTTAGCAAAAAGATAACAAAAGAGCCTAATTTACCAGCAGCACATGCTATGTTGTATGCTACAGGAATGAAAGAATCCGATTTTTGTAAAGCTCAGATAGGAATAGTTAGCAATTGGTACGAGGGAAATCCTTGCAATATGCATTTGGATAAATTAGCAAAAAAAATAAAATCATCGGTTATAACTAAAGATTTAGTAGGATTTCAATTTACTACTATTGGAGTGAGTGATGGAATTACTATGGGGACTTCAGGAATGAGATACTCTTTACCTTCTAGAGAATTAATAGCGGATAGCATAGAAACAGTAGTTGATTCACACCATTATGATGGAATAATTGCTATTCCCGGATGCGATAAAAATATGCCGGGAGTTATGATTGCTTTACTTAGATTGAATCGTCCATCTATCATAGTGTATGGAGGAAGTATTTCTTCAGGTTATTATAATGGTCAAAAATTAGATATAGTTTCTTCTTTTGAAGCTCTAGGAAAAAAAAATACTTGCAAAATTTCAGAAACAGAGTACAAAAATATTGTCAAAAATTCTTGTCCAGGGCCAGGAGCTTGTGGAGGGATGTATACTGCAAATACCATGGCTTCTGCTTTAGAAGCTATGGGAATGATGCTTCCTTATTCTTCTTCATCTCCTTCAACAAGTGAAAATAAACAAATAGAGTGTGAAGAAGTTTCTACATACATTCAAAAACTTCTGGAAAGAAGGATCAAACCGAAAGATATAGTCACAAAGTCTTCTATAGAAAATGGAGTAAAATTAGCTATGTGTTTAGGAGGTTCTACCAATTTGGTGTTACACTTTTTAGCTATTGCCAAATCTGCAAATATTGATTTTTCTTTAAAAGATTTTCAAAGGATAAGCAATCAAGTTCCTCTTATTGGAAATTTAAAACCAAGTGGAATTTTCTTAATGGAGGATATTCATATGTATATAGGAGGCATCCCTGTTATTATAAAATATTTATTAAATGAAGGAATATTATCAGGAGATTGTCTAACAGTTACTGGAAGAACATTATCTGAAAATATGAAAAATGTTCCTAATATAACTTTTAATCAAAAAATTATTCATTCTTTAGATAAACCTATTAAAAAAAACGGACATATCAGAATTTTATATGGGAATCTTTCTCCAGAAGGAGCCATAGCTAAAATAACTGGAAAGGAAGGAACTATTTTTCGTGGGAAAGCTAATGTTTTTAATTCAGAAGAAGAAGCCAATCAAGCAATTTTAAATAATCAAGTTTTTCCTGGAATTGTAATTGTCATCAGATATGTAGGTCCGAAAGGAGGTCCTGGAATGCCAGAAATGTTAAAACCAACGTCTTATATTATGGGATCAGGACTAGGAAAAAAAGTAGCTCTTATTACAGATGGAAGATTTTCAGGAGGATCACACGGTTTTGTAGTAGGACATATTACTCCAGAAGCACAATCTGGAGGCTTAATAGCTTTGGTTCAAAATGGAGATTTTATTAAAATAGATTCGGAAAATAATACCATTACTCTTGAAGTGGAAAATGATGAAATACAAAGAAGAAAAAAATCATGGATCCCTCCTTCATTGAAAGTCAAAAAAGGATACTTATACAAGTATACAAAAATAGTATCTCCAGCTTCTGAAGGGTGCATTACAGATCAATTTTAATTGTATGGAAAAAAAGTTATTCTCCGGTTCAGAAATAGTAATAAAAGCACTCTTACATGAAGAGGTAGAATACATATTCGGTTATCCAGGTGGAGCGATTATGCCTATTTATGATTCTTTACACGACTATTTAAATTTAGTTTCGCATATTTTGATGCGTCACGAACAAGGATCTATTCATGCAGCACAAGGATATGCTAGAGCAACTGGAAAAATAGGTGTATGTTTCACTACTTCAGGTCCAGGAGCTACTAATTTGATTACTGGATTAGCAGATGCCTTGATAGATAGTACTCCTCTTGTTTGTATTACTGGACAAGTATCTTCTCATTTATTGGGAACCGATGCGTTTCAAGAAACAAATATTATAGATATTTCTATTCCTGTAACTAAATGGAATACTCAAGTATTAAAAGCTCAAGATATTTGTCAATCAATTCAAAAAGGATTTTTTATAGCTAAAAAAGGAAGACCAGGACCTGTATTGATAGATATCACTAAAGATGCTCAATTTCAAAAAGCTGAATTTCATTATCAACGTTGTAAATACATAAAAAATTTTCATCCATATCCTTGTATAGAGGAAAAAAGAATAATAGAAGCTGCGAATTTAATCAACACAGCTAAAAGACCTTTGATTCTTGTAGGTCAAGGAGTCATTTTAGCTGAAGCAGAAGAAGAATTTAAAAAATTTGTTGAAAAAACAGGAATTCCAGTAGCTAGTACTTTATTAGGATTAGGGGCTTTGGATAGTGATCACCATCTATATGTAGGAATGTTAGGTATGCATGGAAATTATGCTCCAAATATTTTAACCAATCAATGTGATATTCTTATTGCAATAGGGATGCGTTTTGATGATCGTGTCACAGGAGATGTCAAAAAATATGCAAAACAAGCTAAAATCATTCATTTAGAAATTGATTCTTCAGAAGTTAATAAGAATATATTATGTCATATTCCGATTTTAGGAGATTGCAAATCTTCTTTAAAAAAATTAATGAACTATGTGAATGGATCGACTCATGAAGAATGGATCGAAAAGTTTTGTAGTCTAAAAGAAAAAGAAAAAAATGTAGTCATACAAGGTGATCTTAACCCAAAAAAAAAAGGAATGACTATGGGTGAGGTAATTAAGTGGATTAATCAATATAAACAAAAAAATGCTATTCTTGTAACTGATGTAGGACAACATCAAATGATAGCTTCAAGATATTTCAA
This sequence is a window from Blattabacterium cuenoti. Protein-coding genes within it:
- the ilvD gene encoding dihydroxy-acid dehydratase, which codes for MEKRINDFSKKITKEPNLPAAHAMLYATGMKESDFCKAQIGIVSNWYEGNPCNMHLDKLAKKIKSSVITKDLVGFQFTTIGVSDGITMGTSGMRYSLPSRELIADSIETVVDSHHYDGIIAIPGCDKNMPGVMIALLRLNRPSIIVYGGSISSGYYNGQKLDIVSSFEALGKKNTCKISETEYKNIVKNSCPGPGACGGMYTANTMASALEAMGMMLPYSSSSPSTSENKQIECEEVSTYIQKLLERRIKPKDIVTKSSIENGVKLAMCLGGSTNLVLHFLAIAKSANIDFSLKDFQRISNQVPLIGNLKPSGIFLMEDIHMYIGGIPVIIKYLLNEGILSGDCLTVTGRTLSENMKNVPNITFNQKIIHSLDKPIKKNGHIRILYGNLSPEGAIAKITGKEGTIFRGKANVFNSEEEANQAILNNQVFPGIVIVIRYVGPKGGPGMPEMLKPTSYIMGSGLGKKVALITDGRFSGGSHGFVVGHITPEAQSGGLIALVQNGDFIKIDSENNTITLEVENDEIQRRKKSWIPPSLKVKKGYLYKYTKIVSPASEGCITDQF
- the ilvB gene encoding biosynthetic-type acetolactate synthase large subunit, giving the protein MEKKLFSGSEIVIKALLHEEVEYIFGYPGGAIMPIYDSLHDYLNLVSHILMRHEQGSIHAAQGYARATGKIGVCFTTSGPGATNLITGLADALIDSTPLVCITGQVSSHLLGTDAFQETNIIDISIPVTKWNTQVLKAQDICQSIQKGFFIAKKGRPGPVLIDITKDAQFQKAEFHYQRCKYIKNFHPYPCIEEKRIIEAANLINTAKRPLILVGQGVILAEAEEEFKKFVEKTGIPVASTLLGLGALDSDHHLYVGMLGMHGNYAPNILTNQCDILIAIGMRFDDRVTGDVKKYAKQAKIIHLEIDSSEVNKNILCHIPILGDCKSSLKKLMNYVNGSTHEEWIEKFCSLKEKEKNVVIQGDLNPKKKGMTMGEVIKWINQYKQKNAILVTDVGQHQMIASRYFNFTYKKSQITSGGLGTMGFALPASIGAKLGAKNRQVICIVGDGGIQMTIQEMGAILQNDIPVKIILLNNNFLGMVRQWQQLFFDKRYSCTELINPDFIKLANAYKIKAKKVGKREELKESIKKALNNEKAFLLEVVIEREDNVFPMIPAGAAVDEIRLT